One Rhodobacter xanthinilyticus genomic region harbors:
- a CDS encoding IS1380-like element IS1247 family transposase codes for MDHPEGAGLQRADRVDFDPRVRLEFRGTQLSSDGGLLVMRELDDALGLSDLASAALRDTRSGKNTVHRLDGLFRQSVFGRLAGYEDVNDANRLACDPVMRQVVGGRAVDAQAASASQMGRFETETLALAGNRAALADLNGQWIDRFHDRNGLKYIVLDMDSSVSPTHGDQEGSAWNGHFDCSCYHPNFLFNQFGMLERCALRHGNVHSADGWRDVLDPVIARYAERDLGGRFFRADAAYAIPAIYERLEEARFFYAIRLPANAVLKDKIAHRLTRPVGRPSLTKVKRFFEEFEYQAASWDKERRVIAKIEWHPGELFPRFGFIVTNLPMEPDWVVRFYNQRGTAEQHIKEGKYAFRWTRLSCRKFRDNEVRLQLHALAYNLATFLRCIELPEAMADWSLTSLQLKLIKIGARVVRHARTITFQLAEVAVTGTMVRAILAAIRRLRAPPLCA; via the coding sequence ATGGATCACCCAGAGGGTGCGGGCTTGCAACGGGCAGATCGGGTGGATTTCGACCCTCGCGTGCGGCTGGAATTTCGCGGCACGCAGCTCAGTTCCGACGGCGGCCTTCTGGTGATGCGCGAGCTTGATGACGCGCTCGGGTTGTCCGATTTGGCGTCAGCGGCGCTGCGCGATACTCGCTCTGGCAAGAACACGGTCCATCGGCTCGACGGCCTGTTCCGGCAATCAGTCTTTGGGCGGCTGGCCGGATACGAGGATGTCAACGACGCCAACCGTCTCGCCTGCGATCCGGTCATGCGCCAAGTTGTCGGCGGCAGAGCGGTCGATGCACAAGCGGCCTCGGCATCGCAGATGGGACGGTTCGAGACCGAGACGCTGGCTCTGGCCGGGAACCGTGCCGCGCTGGCCGACCTGAACGGGCAATGGATCGACCGGTTCCATGACCGTAACGGGCTGAAGTACATCGTTCTGGACATGGACAGCTCGGTCAGCCCGACCCATGGCGACCAGGAAGGGTCCGCCTGGAATGGCCATTTCGACTGTAGCTGCTATCACCCCAACTTTCTGTTCAACCAGTTCGGGATGCTGGAACGCTGCGCCCTGCGCCATGGCAACGTCCACAGCGCCGATGGCTGGCGTGATGTTCTCGACCCCGTCATTGCGCGCTACGCGGAGCGCGACCTTGGTGGCAGGTTCTTCCGGGCCGATGCTGCCTACGCGATCCCGGCGATCTATGAGCGATTGGAAGAAGCGCGGTTCTTCTACGCCATCCGGCTGCCCGCAAACGCGGTCCTCAAGGACAAGATCGCGCATCGGCTAACGCGCCCTGTCGGGCGGCCGTCACTGACCAAGGTCAAGCGGTTCTTCGAGGAATTCGAGTATCAGGCGGCGTCCTGGGACAAGGAACGCCGGGTGATCGCCAAGATCGAATGGCATCCGGGCGAACTGTTCCCGCGTTTCGGCTTCATCGTCACCAACCTGCCGATGGAGCCGGACTGGGTGGTGCGGTTCTACAACCAGCGCGGCACCGCCGAGCAGCACATCAAAGAGGGCAAATACGCCTTTCGCTGGACGCGGCTGTCGTGCCGGAAGTTCCGCGACAATGAGGTGCGGCTGCAACTGCACGCCCTGGCGTACAACCTGGCCACCTTCTTGCGCTGCATCGAGCTGCCCGAGGCCATGGCCGACTGGTCGTTGACCAGCCTGCAACTGAAGCTGATCAAGATCGGGGCACGTGTGGTCCGTCACGCCCGCACCATCACCTTCCAGCTGGCCGAGGTCGCTGTCACCGGCACGATGGTACGCGCCATCCTCGCCGCTATCCGCCGATTGCGAGCGCCACCGCTATGCGCATGA
- a CDS encoding TetR/AcrR family transcriptional regulator has translation MWVHSDEFILDTALGILLQKGPSAFTLSDVAEAVGISRAALIQRFKDKATLHLKVMERNTQEVRDYFAGASPEKGLDPLWAMLKDLIAGMGDGAGTEGYLLLLWGDVQEPSLRALAAERNRLVLKAIEARLPAGPRPPEHTAGLIQTVIQGSCMQWLVEPEGELAAFMTKRTHMLLSVLYPDHVFG, from the coding sequence ATGTGGGTTCATAGCGATGAGTTCATTCTAGATACCGCGCTAGGCATCCTTCTTCAGAAAGGTCCATCGGCCTTCACCCTCTCCGATGTTGCGGAAGCGGTCGGCATCTCGCGGGCTGCACTGATCCAGCGGTTCAAAGACAAGGCGACGCTGCATCTAAAGGTCATGGAGCGCAACACGCAGGAGGTGCGCGACTATTTCGCGGGTGCGAGTCCCGAAAAGGGCCTCGATCCGCTGTGGGCGATGCTCAAGGACCTCATCGCCGGTATGGGTGACGGTGCCGGAACGGAAGGCTACCTTCTTCTATTGTGGGGAGACGTTCAGGAGCCGTCGCTTCGCGCCCTTGCGGCGGAGCGGAACAGACTGGTCCTGAAAGCTATCGAGGCACGACTGCCCGCCGGGCCGCGCCCACCCGAGCATACCGCCGGCTTGATTCAGACGGTCATTCAGGGGTCTTGCATGCAATGGCTCGTTGAGCCGGAAGGCGAGCTAGCGGCTTTCATGACCAAGCGCACCCACATGCTTCTGTCCGTCCTCTATCCCGACCATGTGTTCGGGTAA
- the rlmN gene encoding 23S rRNA (adenine(2503)-C(2))-methyltransferase RlmN, whose amino-acid sequence MALNLMADEFDALNASSGPQIAYRDLFCPHMDLPRALRNWSEARGVQLRSLRKITHERGGRSQKVLFGLHDGYAVESVLIRRHDGHTACISSQVGCAFACQFCASGQAGLKRNLSAGEIVEQVVQLGPKVNRIVFMGIGEPLNNYEQVMKAIRILRDRRGMNFPTTGITLSTIGIPKALAQLREEHLAINLTISLHATTQEVRDRLIPGSRKHDIKEVIARASSWAERHNRIVTFVYLVLPGINDTLADAKRLAGLMNKRRARVNLMRWNPVDGIALDRTGDRSLGLFREVLDRAGVPVVVRDTQGRDISAACGQLWLRDLRGIPVEKRGATKKAA is encoded by the coding sequence TTGGCGCTGAACCTCATGGCCGACGAGTTCGATGCGTTGAACGCGAGCAGCGGGCCGCAAATCGCTTATCGCGACCTGTTCTGCCCACACATGGACCTGCCGCGCGCCTTGCGGAACTGGTCAGAGGCTCGGGGCGTCCAGTTGCGGAGCCTTCGCAAAATCACGCATGAGCGCGGCGGTCGGTCGCAGAAGGTGCTTTTCGGCCTTCATGACGGTTATGCCGTTGAAAGCGTTCTGATCCGTCGTCACGACGGACACACCGCCTGTATTTCGTCACAGGTTGGATGTGCCTTCGCCTGCCAGTTCTGCGCTTCCGGCCAAGCCGGCCTCAAGCGCAACCTTTCGGCGGGCGAGATTGTCGAACAGGTCGTTCAACTCGGGCCGAAGGTCAACCGGATCGTGTTCATGGGCATCGGCGAGCCTTTGAACAACTACGAGCAGGTGATGAAGGCGATTCGTATCCTGCGCGACCGGCGAGGGATGAATTTTCCCACCACGGGAATCACGCTTTCGACCATCGGCATACCGAAGGCTCTAGCGCAATTGCGAGAAGAGCATCTGGCGATCAATCTGACTATATCGCTGCATGCGACGACGCAGGAAGTTCGCGACCGTCTCATCCCCGGATCGCGTAAGCACGACATCAAGGAAGTCATCGCGCGCGCTTCGTCATGGGCGGAACGGCACAACCGGATCGTCACCTTTGTCTATCTGGTCCTCCCCGGCATCAACGACACGCTTGCTGATGCGAAACGGCTTGCCGGTCTCATGAACAAGCGAAGGGCGCGTGTGAACCTTATGCGCTGGAATCCTGTCGATGGCATCGCGCTTGATCGAACCGGCGACCGCAGCCTCGGACTTTTCCGTGAAGTGCTGGATCGCGCCGGTGTGCCGGTCGTGGTGCGGGATACACAGGGGCGGGATATTTCGGCGGCATGCGGTCAGCTCTGGTTGCGCGATCTGCGCGGAATCCCGGTCGAAAAACGCGGAGCCACAAAAAAGGCCGCCTAG
- a CDS encoding LysR family transcriptional regulator, which yields MRRSKRHANDAFRSSETLLGSRIPLLSLIQTLAVAEYLNFRHAANALGVAQSSVSARVKALEEDLGILLFERRARGVRLTEAGRHFVERIAAGVDQLDHAVKTAGMAATGEWGRLRIGVHALIPRSFLADLIGQYRENHPGIEVEITEGTARDAVMQLRADRLDVAFVAGTPELPDCHTRPVWTESLVAVLPDRHRLAGQPAITWADLVGETFLVRYGGTGPQVHDHIVLRLAGRWPAPSILRFDVGRGTLLSMVGQGFGITIVGAATALLPTAGITFLPFADEPEPVAFTAVWSPFNRSAALRDLLSLAKEMGRLIRVD from the coding sequence ATGCGGCGTTCGAAAAGACATGCGAACGATGCCTTCCGATCAAGTGAAACGCTGCTCGGGTCGCGCATACCTCTCTTGTCGCTGATCCAGACGCTTGCGGTCGCTGAATATCTCAACTTCCGCCACGCAGCGAACGCACTCGGGGTTGCACAATCCAGCGTCAGCGCCCGCGTGAAGGCGCTGGAAGAAGACCTTGGCATCCTCCTGTTCGAGCGTCGTGCGCGTGGCGTTCGGTTGACCGAAGCCGGACGCCACTTCGTCGAGCGGATCGCAGCCGGCGTCGATCAACTCGACCATGCGGTGAAGACCGCAGGCATGGCGGCGACGGGGGAATGGGGCCGCCTGCGCATCGGCGTCCATGCCTTGATTCCGCGCAGCTTCCTCGCCGATCTGATCGGGCAGTATCGGGAAAACCATCCCGGCATCGAGGTCGAAATCACCGAAGGCACGGCCCGCGATGCGGTCATGCAGCTTCGTGCCGACCGGCTGGACGTGGCGTTCGTCGCTGGCACACCAGAGCTGCCCGACTGCCATACACGGCCGGTCTGGACTGAATCGCTGGTAGCGGTGCTACCGGATAGGCATCGTCTTGCCGGGCAGCCGGCAATCACTTGGGCCGATCTGGTCGGCGAAACCTTCCTTGTCCGCTATGGTGGCACTGGCCCGCAGGTTCATGACCATATCGTGCTGCGCCTTGCCGGGCGCTGGCCCGCGCCTTCGATACTGCGCTTCGACGTAGGACGTGGCACGCTACTATCCATGGTCGGACAGGGATTCGGCATTACCATCGTCGGGGCAGCGACGGCACTGCTGCCGACTGCCGGCATCACCTTCCTGCCTTTCGCCGATGAGCCAGAGCCGGTTGCCTTTACCGCCGTCTGGTCGCCGTTCAATCGAAGCGCCGCGCTCCGTGATCTGCTCTCTCTCGCAAAAGAAATGGGTCGGCTGATCCGCGTCGACTGA